In a single window of the Cupriavidus sp. P-10 genome:
- a CDS encoding DeoR/GlpR family DNA-binding transcription regulator — translation MTLNPRQTALLEEVRSQGFASIDELARKFGVTLQTVRRDVNLLAENGMLARFHGGVRVEGSTTENIAYRQRQVLNADGKARIARAVAAAVPEGCSLILNIGTTVEEIARELMQHRGLRVITNNLNVANILADNPDCEVIVAGGVLRSRDRGIVGEATVEFIRQFKVDIGLIGISGIETDGTLRDYDFREVKVARTIIEHSREVWLAADTSKFNRQAMVELAHVSQVDRLFTDEPLAAPFDRILADSGVKCVVAERE, via the coding sequence ATGACGCTCAATCCCCGCCAGACCGCCCTGCTCGAAGAAGTCCGCAGCCAGGGCTTTGCCTCCATCGACGAACTTGCGCGCAAGTTCGGCGTCACGCTCCAGACGGTCCGACGAGACGTCAACCTGCTGGCCGAGAACGGCATGCTGGCGCGCTTCCATGGCGGGGTGCGGGTGGAAGGCTCCACCACCGAGAACATTGCCTACCGGCAGCGGCAGGTGCTGAACGCCGATGGCAAGGCGCGCATCGCACGCGCGGTGGCGGCGGCGGTGCCGGAAGGCTGCTCGCTGATCCTGAACATCGGGACCACCGTGGAAGAGATCGCGCGCGAGCTGATGCAGCATCGCGGGCTGCGCGTGATCACCAACAACCTGAACGTGGCCAATATCCTGGCGGACAACCCCGACTGCGAGGTCATCGTCGCCGGCGGCGTGCTTCGCTCGCGCGACCGCGGCATCGTTGGCGAGGCGACGGTCGAGTTCATCCGGCAGTTCAAGGTGGATATCGGCCTGATCGGCATCTCGGGCATCGAGACCGATGGCACGCTGCGCGACTACGACTTCCGCGAGGTCAAGGTGGCGCGGACCATCATCGAGCATTCACGCGAGGTCTGGCTGGCAGCGGATACCAGCAAGTTCAACCGCCAGGCCATGGTGGAGCTGGCGCATGTGTCGCAGGTCGACCGGCTGTTCACCGATGAGCCGCTGGCGGCACCGTTCGACCGGATCCTGGCCGACAGTGGGGTGAAGTGTGTGGTGGCGGAGCGGGAATGA
- the purU gene encoding formyltetrahydrofolate deformylase → MSTTGFILTLSCPDQPGIVHAVSGLLFQHGCNIVDSDQYGDAYTGRFFMRVHFSPAAGGPDLGTLKAAFAPVGDQFGMQWELNDASVKPRVMIMVSKIGHCLNDLLFRAKVGGLPVEIAAIVSNHRDFYQLAASYDVPFFHLPLMNASAEQKAAQEARVFDVAQEQKIDLVVLARYMQVLSNDLCRKLAGRAINIHHSFLPSFKGAKPYYQAHDRGVKLIGATAHYVTADLDEGPIIEQEIERVDHSMDPDQLTAVGRDVECVALARAVKWHAERRILLNGHKTVVFK, encoded by the coding sequence ATGAGCACCACCGGATTCATCCTGACCCTTTCGTGCCCCGACCAGCCGGGCATCGTCCACGCCGTCTCGGGCCTGCTGTTCCAGCATGGCTGCAATATCGTCGACTCGGACCAGTACGGTGACGCGTACACCGGCCGCTTCTTCATGCGGGTGCACTTCAGCCCGGCTGCCGGCGGCCCGGACCTGGGCACGCTGAAGGCCGCGTTCGCGCCGGTGGGCGACCAGTTCGGCATGCAGTGGGAGCTGAACGACGCCTCGGTCAAGCCGCGCGTGATGATCATGGTGTCCAAGATCGGCCACTGCCTGAACGACCTGCTGTTCCGCGCCAAGGTTGGCGGCCTGCCGGTCGAGATTGCTGCGATCGTGTCGAATCACCGCGACTTCTACCAGCTGGCCGCGTCGTACGACGTGCCGTTCTTCCACCTGCCGCTGATGAACGCCTCCGCCGAGCAGAAGGCCGCGCAGGAGGCGCGCGTGTTCGACGTGGCGCAGGAGCAGAAGATCGACCTGGTGGTGCTGGCGCGCTACATGCAGGTACTGTCCAACGACCTGTGCCGCAAGCTGGCCGGTCGCGCCATCAATATCCACCACTCGTTCCTGCCCAGCTTCAAGGGTGCCAAGCCTTACTACCAGGCGCATGACCGCGGCGTGAAGCTGATCGGCGCGACCGCGCACTACGTCACCGCCGACCTGGACGAAGGCCCGATCATCGAGCAGGAAATCGAACGCGTCGACCACAGCATGGACCCGGACCAGCTCACCGCCGTGGGCCGCGACGTGGAATGCGTGGCGCTGGCCCGTGCGGTCAAGTGGCACGCCGAACGCCGCATCCTGCTGAACGGCCACAAGACCGTCGTCTTCAAGTAA
- a CDS encoding NUDIX hydrolase: protein MAEISSLPPADPIGNSTDSGHMARIAASLAVRTGFDPASKLRLMVAGQQVGWLPRSHAAILRGMGCILGPEEGAADGTAAVELLPGRSGFDVLSAALAALAHQLADAGHVRGWRHELFAVTAALDAPALAAVERAAARFLGLLTFASHMNGIVDMADAGAGPVLWISRRSPAKSVDPGMWDNLVAGGMPHGSDPLATLVRECEEESGIPPALAGRVQAHGMIEVLRDLPEGVQWEQVYVYDLMLPPGFTPRNQDGEVSEHKRVGLAALLDIMSSGAMTVDATLVTLDALRRRGWPGTEDRRA from the coding sequence ATGGCCGAAATTTCCTCTCTGCCGCCCGCCGATCCCATCGGCAATAGCACCGATTCCGGCCACATGGCGCGCATCGCCGCCTCGCTGGCGGTGCGCACCGGTTTCGATCCCGCCAGCAAGCTGCGCCTGATGGTGGCCGGCCAGCAGGTCGGCTGGCTGCCCCGATCGCATGCGGCGATCCTGCGCGGCATGGGCTGCATCCTCGGCCCGGAGGAGGGTGCAGCGGATGGCACCGCCGCGGTGGAATTGCTGCCGGGACGGTCCGGCTTCGACGTGCTGAGCGCCGCGCTGGCCGCGCTGGCGCACCAGCTGGCCGATGCCGGGCACGTGCGCGGCTGGCGCCATGAACTGTTCGCGGTCACCGCGGCACTGGACGCGCCCGCGCTGGCGGCGGTCGAGCGGGCGGCGGCGCGCTTCCTGGGATTGCTGACCTTTGCCTCGCACATGAACGGGATCGTGGACATGGCCGATGCCGGCGCCGGCCCCGTGCTGTGGATCTCGCGGCGCAGCCCCGCCAAGTCGGTCGACCCCGGCATGTGGGACAACCTGGTCGCCGGCGGCATGCCGCATGGCAGCGACCCGCTGGCCACGCTGGTGCGCGAGTGCGAGGAAGAGTCGGGCATCCCGCCGGCGCTGGCCGGGCGCGTGCAGGCGCATGGCATGATCGAGGTGCTGCGCGACCTGCCCGAAGGCGTGCAGTGGGAACAGGTCTATGTCTATGACCTGATGCTGCCGCCAGGCTTCACCCCGCGCAACCAGGATGGCGAGGTCAGCGAACACAAGCGCGTGGGGCTGGCCGCATTGCTTGATATCATGTCGAGCGGCGCCATGACGGTCGACGCCACGCTGGTGACGCTGGATGCCCTTCGCCGGCGCGGCTGGCCGGGCACCGAAGACCGTCGCGCCTGA
- the glpK gene encoding glycerol kinase GlpK yields the protein MNQAATQAQAQRAGPGRHGSEPQYVLALDQGTSSSRAILFDHAGSVVRLAQREFRQYYPHPGHVEHDPYEIWQSQLAVAHEVLADAGISATQVRAIGITNQRETTVLWDRKTGEPVGRALVWQDRRTAPMCEALQAAGHAELFREKTGLIVDAYFSGTKLRWMLDNIEGARERAQRGELAFGTVDSWLIWQLTDGARHVTDVSNASRTMLFNIHRFEWDDALLALLDIPHALLPEVVPSSGEVARTAARLFGVEIPIAGIAGDQQAATFGQACLSPGMAKNTYGTGCFLLMNTGTEPVASRNRLLTTIGWQFGGQTQYCLEGGVFMGGATIQWLRDGLKIINSAPEVEPLARQCDDTGGVVLVPAFAGLGAPHWDAFARGTLVGMTRGTGRPQLARAALESIALQSVDVLEAMQKDAGIALAELRVDGGASRSDLLMQMQADLLGTTVVRPRVTETTALGAAYLAGLATGYWSDPAQIAQQWQVEQRFEPNLSADERGHRLARWHRAVERARDWAREDDAGGHG from the coding sequence ATGAACCAGGCAGCAACGCAAGCCCAGGCGCAGCGCGCCGGCCCAGGCCGGCATGGCTCCGAACCGCAGTATGTGCTGGCGCTCGACCAGGGCACCAGCAGCTCGCGCGCGATCCTGTTCGACCACGCCGGCAGCGTGGTCCGGCTGGCGCAGCGCGAGTTCCGCCAATACTACCCACATCCGGGCCACGTCGAGCACGATCCGTACGAAATCTGGCAGTCGCAGCTGGCGGTAGCGCATGAAGTGCTGGCCGATGCCGGCATCTCCGCCACGCAGGTGCGCGCCATCGGCATCACCAACCAGCGCGAGACCACGGTGCTGTGGGACCGCAAGACCGGCGAGCCGGTCGGGCGCGCGCTGGTCTGGCAGGACCGCCGCACCGCGCCGATGTGCGAGGCGCTGCAGGCCGCCGGCCATGCCGAGCTGTTCCGCGAGAAGACCGGGCTGATCGTCGACGCGTATTTCTCCGGCACCAAGCTGCGCTGGATGCTCGACAACATCGAAGGCGCCCGCGAACGCGCGCAGCGCGGCGAGCTGGCGTTCGGCACGGTCGACAGCTGGCTGATCTGGCAGCTGACCGACGGTGCGCGCCACGTCACGGACGTCTCCAACGCCTCGCGCACGATGCTGTTCAACATCCACCGCTTCGAGTGGGACGACGCGCTGCTGGCGCTGCTCGACATCCCGCACGCGCTGCTGCCCGAGGTGGTGCCGTCCAGCGGCGAGGTGGCGCGCACCGCGGCGCGGCTGTTCGGCGTGGAGATCCCGATCGCGGGCATCGCCGGCGACCAGCAGGCCGCCACCTTCGGCCAGGCGTGCCTCTCGCCCGGCATGGCCAAGAACACCTATGGCACCGGCTGTTTCCTGCTGATGAATACCGGCACCGAGCCGGTGGCATCGCGCAACCGGCTGCTGACCACGATCGGCTGGCAGTTCGGCGGGCAAACCCAGTATTGCCTGGAAGGCGGCGTCTTCATGGGGGGCGCCACCATCCAGTGGCTGCGCGACGGCCTGAAGATCATCAACAGCGCGCCCGAGGTCGAGCCGCTCGCGCGCCAGTGCGACGACACCGGCGGCGTGGTGCTGGTGCCAGCCTTTGCCGGCCTGGGCGCGCCGCACTGGGACGCCTTCGCGCGCGGCACGCTGGTTGGCATGACCCGCGGCACCGGCCGGCCACAGCTGGCGCGCGCGGCACTGGAATCGATCGCGCTGCAGAGCGTCGACGTGCTGGAGGCCATGCAGAAGGACGCCGGCATTGCACTGGCCGAACTGCGCGTTGACGGCGGCGCCTCGCGCAGCGACCTGCTGATGCAGATGCAGGCCGACCTGCTCGGCACGACGGTGGTCCGCCCCCGCGTGACCGAGACCACCGCGCTGGGCGCCGCCTACCTCGCCGGCCTGGCCACCGGCTACTGGAGCGACCCGGCGCAGATCGCTCAGCAATGGCAGGTGGAGCAGCGTTTCGAGCCCAACCTGTCCGCCGACGAACGCGGCCACCGGCTGGCGCGCTGGCACCGCGCCGTCGAGCGCGCCCGCGACTGGGCGCGCGAGGACGACGCCGGCGGCCACGGCTGA
- a CDS encoding glycerol-3-phosphate dehydrogenase/oxidase — MQKVSTPTQPLTRAALLSTLEREPRWDVIVIGGGATGLGTAVDAASRGYRTLLVEAADFAKGTSSKATKLVHGGVRYLAQGNIGLVREALHERGLLARNAPHLVWPLGFVVPAYQMFDQPFYGIGLKVYDMLAGNLNLAGSRWLNHREVLAAAPNLAEHVSGRPLRGGNLYFDGQFDDARLAVALMRTLFDVGGTAVNYMRVTGLSQQGGVISGVTVQDALGDATFRLRADCVINATGVWVDAVRQMEDGHARALVAPSQGVHLTLPRRFLPGERAILIPKTDDGRVLFVVPWNGHTIVGTTDTPRRDLPLEPDAGADDVDFILETASRYLARDPTRADVTSVWAGLRPLVRATGEASTASLSREHTILVSKAGLITVTGGKWTTYRKMAEDVIDTAIQRQMVHAAPCVTAELPLHGAAGLPAELPLEEAAAPDRYYGNELATLRALPGHDHMLAAASGLTEAHVRFAARHELARRVEDVLARRNRVLFLDARAALQAAPAVAAILAEELGENEAWQARELDSFRTLAAGYLLDGAPQPAEPAAAARV, encoded by the coding sequence ATGCAGAAAGTCTCCACCCCGACCCAGCCGCTCACCCGTGCCGCCCTGCTTTCCACCCTGGAGCGCGAGCCGCGCTGGGACGTGATCGTCATCGGCGGCGGCGCCACCGGCCTGGGCACCGCGGTCGATGCCGCCTCGCGCGGCTACCGCACCCTGCTGGTCGAAGCCGCCGACTTTGCCAAGGGCACCTCGAGCAAGGCCACCAAGCTCGTCCACGGCGGCGTGCGCTACCTGGCCCAGGGCAATATCGGCCTGGTGCGCGAAGCCCTGCACGAGCGTGGGCTGCTCGCGCGCAACGCACCGCACCTGGTGTGGCCGCTGGGCTTCGTGGTACCGGCGTACCAGATGTTCGACCAGCCCTTCTACGGCATCGGCCTGAAGGTCTACGACATGCTCGCCGGCAACCTCAACCTGGCCGGCAGCCGCTGGCTGAACCACCGCGAGGTGCTGGCCGCCGCGCCCAACCTGGCCGAGCACGTGAGCGGGCGCCCGCTGCGCGGGGGCAACCTGTACTTCGACGGCCAGTTCGACGATGCGCGGCTGGCGGTGGCGCTGATGCGCACGCTGTTCGACGTGGGCGGCACCGCGGTCAACTACATGCGCGTGACCGGCCTCAGCCAGCAAGGCGGTGTGATCAGCGGCGTCACGGTGCAGGACGCGCTGGGCGACGCCACCTTCCGGCTGCGCGCGGATTGCGTGATCAATGCCACCGGCGTGTGGGTCGACGCGGTGCGGCAGATGGAAGACGGCCACGCCCGCGCCCTGGTGGCGCCAAGCCAGGGCGTGCACCTGACGCTGCCGCGCCGCTTCCTGCCGGGCGAGCGCGCCATCCTGATCCCCAAGACCGACGACGGCCGGGTGCTGTTCGTGGTGCCGTGGAACGGCCATACCATCGTCGGCACCACCGATACGCCGCGGCGCGACCTGCCGCTCGAGCCCGATGCCGGGGCCGACGATGTCGATTTCATCCTCGAGACTGCGTCGCGCTACCTGGCCAGGGACCCCACCCGCGCCGACGTCACCAGCGTCTGGGCCGGACTGCGGCCACTGGTCAGGGCTACGGGCGAAGCGTCCACCGCATCGCTGTCGCGCGAGCATACGATCCTGGTCTCGAAGGCCGGGCTGATCACTGTCACCGGCGGCAAATGGACCACCTATCGCAAGATGGCGGAAGACGTGATCGACACCGCGATCCAGCGGCAGATGGTGCACGCCGCGCCATGCGTGACCGCCGAACTGCCGCTGCACGGCGCCGCCGGACTGCCGGCGGAACTGCCGCTGGAGGAGGCGGCCGCGCCGGACCGCTACTACGGCAACGAGCTGGCCACGCTGCGCGCCCTGCCCGGCCATGACCACATGCTGGCGGCGGCATCGGGCCTGACCGAAGCCCATGTCCGTTTCGCGGCCCGGCACGAGCTGGCGCGGCGCGTCGAAGACGTGCTGGCGCGCCGCAACCGCGTCCTGTTCCTCGATGCGCGCGCCGCGCTGCAGGCCGCGCCGGCGGTGGCCGCGATCCTGGCCGAAGAACTCGGGGAAAACGAAGCCTGGCAAGCGCGCGAACTCGACAGTTTCCGCACGCTTGCCGCTGGCTACCTGCTGGACGGCGCGCCGCAGCCCGCGGAACCGGCCGCCGCCGCCCGCGTCTGA
- a CDS encoding MliC family protein, whose amino-acid sequence MNATRAAVMLALLAAGAGASAARAPGIDGVRFTDVRTVRYQCDGDKTLTVRYFNSADNQAAVLRVEGKPVLAVTTVSASGARYVGGRYEWWSKGDTGTLRDLMQQENAAPALSNCQAKP is encoded by the coding sequence TTGAACGCAACCCGCGCCGCCGTGATGCTCGCATTGCTGGCCGCTGGCGCCGGCGCCAGCGCGGCGCGTGCCCCCGGCATCGACGGTGTGCGTTTTACCGACGTGCGCACCGTGCGCTACCAGTGCGACGGCGACAAGACCCTGACAGTGCGCTACTTCAACAGTGCGGACAACCAGGCCGCCGTGCTCCGCGTCGAAGGCAAGCCGGTGCTGGCCGTGACCACGGTCTCGGCGTCCGGCGCGCGCTATGTCGGCGGGCGCTACGAGTGGTGGAGCAAGGGCGATACCGGCACGCTGCGCGACCTGATGCAGCAGGAAAACGCCGCGCCGGCGCTGTCGAACTGCCAGGCAAAGCCCTAG